The Salvia miltiorrhiza cultivar Shanhuang (shh) chromosome 1, IMPLAD_Smil_shh, whole genome shotgun sequence genome has a window encoding:
- the LOC131007063 gene encoding zinc finger CCCH domain-containing protein 53-like has product MDKSEATNIVMSRIQALDPENASKIMGYILIQDLGEKEMIRLAFSPDALLLYQAKAALASPYPFHSNSPRIMIPTNNAFNFTGPSSPFQRSTPRPIYAAGNDDSFLDDPIISPSGRSDSLVFPYADDVNSPHAFHRRSCSVNDAAFLANLEDGGGGNGNGFLWRPCMYFARGFCKNGGSCKFLHADNASVEAADVGSPGGGFDEMMKMKAFQQQRLAAMASGAHNLFAYNKCMDENLRGDLSPMGLGSAASSSARQIYLTFPADSTFKEEDVSNYFSMFGPVQDVRIPYQQKRMFGFVTFVYPETVKLILAKGNPHFVCDSRVLVKPYKEKGKVREKKHQQQQLERGEYSSCLSPSGIDSREHFDHPFGPRLMFSPQEMILRKKLEHEAELQHAIELEGQRMLRLQLRDLKAQNHNNHYMQMFPSGVPYSSPRTSQLLMNQHVTASSHAINEDDPEESNDAAADEKFVFEGAESSFNNNDSDLHQSMEHVLPDNLFASPTKSASENQAPAEGDDGRPASSIDTTLLPGGSPLTMASLKSCYLQMPRFSSGQEAIEM; this is encoded by the exons ATGGATAAATCCGAGGCTACCAACATCGTGATGTCGAGGATCCAAGCTTTGGATCCGGAAAACGCTTCCAAAATCATGGGTTACATTCTGATTCAAGACTTGGGCGAGAAGGAGATGATAAGGCTGGCTTTCAGCCCCGACGCTCTGCTGCTCTACCAAGCGAAGGCTGCTCTCGCTTCTCCATACCCTTTCCACTCCAATTCGCCCAGGATCATGATTCCCACCAACAATGCCTTCAATTTCACCGGCCCCTCCTCGCCTTTCCAGAGGTCCACGCCCCGCCCCATTTACGCCGCCGGAAATGACGACTCCTTTCTCGACGACCCCATTATCAGCCCCAGCGGGAGGAGCGATTCTCTCGTCTTTCCTTACGCCGACGACGTCAACAGCCCCCACGCCTTCCACCGCCGGAGTTGCTCCGTCAATGACGCCGCGTTTTTGGCTAATCTCGAGGATGGGGGAGGCGGGAATGGAAATGGCTTTCTCTGGCGCCCTTGCATGTACTTCGCTAGAGGGTTTTGCAAGAATGGGGGTAGTTGTAAGTTCCTTCACGCCGATAACGCTTCCGTTGAGGCCGCCGATGTCGGCTCTCCGGGCGGCGGATTTGAcgagatgatgaagatgaaggcCTTCCAGCAGCAGAGGCTGGCCGCCATGGCTTCTGGGGCTCACAACCTCTTTGCTTACAATAAGTGCATGGATGAGAATCTTAG GGGTGACTTGTCACCGATGGGATTGGGTTCTGCCGCGAGCTCAAGTGCTCGACAAATATACTTGACATTCCCGGCTGACAGCACGTTCAAGGAAGAGGATGTTTCCAACTACTTTAG CATGTTTGGGCCGGTGCAAGATGTTAGGATTCCCTACCAGCAGAAGCGGATGTTTGGGTTTGTGACGTTTGTCTACCCGGAGACTGTCAAGCTTATCTTGGCAAAAGGGAATCCTCATTTTGTGTGTGATTCTAGAGTGCTTGTCAAGCCTTACAAAGAGAAAGGAAAAGTCCGAGAAAA GAAGCATCAGCAGCAACAGTTGGAGAGAGGGGAGTATTCGTCTTGTTTAAGCCCTTCGGGAATTGATTCTAGGGAGCATTTCGATCACCCCTTTG GACCTAGACTGATGTTCAGTCCACAGGAGATGATTCTGAGAAAGAAGTTGGAACACGAAGCGGAATTGCAGCACGCCATTGAACTTGAAGGTCAAAGGATGCTGAGGTTGCAGCTGAGGGACCTAAAAGCTCAGAACCATAATAATCACTATATGCAAATGTTTCCTTCCGGCGTCCCATATTCCTCGCCAAGAACATCTCAATTGCTTATGAATCAGCATGTCACTGCTTCGTCTCATGCAATCAATGAAGATGATCCAGAAG AGTCCAATGATGCAGCTGCTGATGAGAAGTTTGTGTTTGAAGGAGCTGAATCTTCGTTTAATAACAATGATTCTGATCTCCATCAAAG CATGGAGCACGTTCTTCCAGATAATCTGTTCGCTTCTCCTACAAAATCAGCTTCTGAAAACCAGGCTCCTGCTGAAGGTGACGATGGCCGGCCTGCATCATCCATCGATACTACTTTGCTGCCTGGTGGTTCTCCCCTCACCATGGCTTCTCTCAAATCGTGTTACTTACAAATGCCTAG GTTTTCCTCCGGGCAAGAAGCCATTGAAATGTAG